Proteins encoded in a region of the Populus nigra chromosome 3, ddPopNigr1.1, whole genome shotgun sequence genome:
- the LOC133687846 gene encoding OVARIAN TUMOR DOMAIN-containing deubiquitinating enzyme 12-like produces the protein MVIYEQESDVIQWGLRLLDGDPPFYSGYYGEAIVQSDDGYHGHYVRDHYDITDCSHVENDEMIARTLQEEFSQLAVTEENGYSHGGEELSVTEENVYSHGGEGGEEHLQTSVDEHDWHCTPMRNYRSDNECSHEESDDAVPSSSCSSPVNGEEYSYSPEFTDEDGLDDEVGKRLNQLIPIRHVPRINGEIPSIDEATSDHERLLNRLQLFGFEELKVQGDGNCQFRALSDQIYNTPDRHKIVRRQVVYQLKSHPEIYEGYVPMEYGDYLRKMSKSGEWGDHVTLQAVADAYGVKILVMTSFKDTCYIEILPVSQKPKGVIFLSFWAEVHYNSIYFQGDTSSEFRKKKRWWNFGNKN, from the exons ATGGTTATTTACGAGCAAGAGTCGGATGTTATTCAATGGGGTCTTCGTCTTCTTGATGGGGACCCACCCTTTTATTCTGGGTACTATGGTGAAGCAATAGTACAGAGTGATGATGGATACCATGGACATTATGTGAGGGATCATTATGATATTACGGACTGTAGCCATGTAGAGAATGATGAGATGATTGCACGCACGTTGCAAGAAGAGTTTTCGCAGCTTGCAGTTACTGAAGAAAATGGGTATTCACATGGTGGAGAAGAGCTTTCAGTTACTGAAGAAAATGTGTATTCACATGGTGGAGAAGGTGGAGAAGAGCATTTGCAGACTTCTGTTGATGAGCATGATTGGCATTGTACACCGATGAGGAACTACCGTTCAG ACAATGAGTGTAGTCATGAAGAATCAGATGATGCAGTACCCTCTAGTTCATGCTCAAGTCCTGTTAATGGAGAAGAGTATTCCTATTCACCAGAGTTTACTGATGAAGATGGCCTGGATGATGAAGTAGGCAAGAGGTTGAATCAGTTGATTCCAATCCGT CATGTTCCAAGAATTAATGGAGAAATACCTTCAATTGATGAAGCAACATCAGATCATGAAAGGCTTCTGAACAG ACTGCAGTTATTTGGCTTTGAAGAGCTTAAGGTTCAAGGGGATGGAAACTGTCAG TTCCGTGCTTTATCAGATCAAATATATAATACACCTGATCGCCACAAAATAGTAAGACGACAGGTTGTGTATCAG CTTAAATCTCACCCAGAGATATACGAGGGATATGTTCCCATGGAGTATGGTGACTATTTGAGGAAGATGTCGAA GAGTGGTGAGTGGGGTGATCATGTGACATTGCAGGCAGTTGCGGATGCG TATGGTGTGAAAATACTCGTCATGACTTCTTTCAAGGACACATGTTACATAGAGATTCTTCCTGTCAGCCAAAAGCCAAAAGGAg TCATTTTCTTGAGCTTTTGGGCAGAGGTACACTACAACTCCATCTATTTTCAAGGAg ATACATCTAGTGAAttcagaaagaagaaaaggtggTGGAATTTCGGGAATAAGAACTAG